In Deltaproteobacteria bacterium, the following proteins share a genomic window:
- a CDS encoding VOC family protein, with translation MQGILDHIVLNAEDVEALVRFYTDIVELSPERVEEYRQGKVLFPSVRINENTLIDIAPKAMWEKNNLRSVARRNLNHLCLTLDKSEWGKLCARLETHRVSTDGPHPRWGARGNGTSIYFRDPEGNEIEARYYGE, from the coding sequence ATGCAAGGCATCTTGGATCACATAGTGCTGAACGCCGAAGATGTTGAAGCGTTAGTGCGGTTTTACACTGATATCGTTGAACTCTCACCAGAGCGCGTCGAGGAATATCGTCAAGGCAAAGTGCTCTTTCCCTCCGTCCGGATCAATGAAAACACGCTGATCGATATCGCCCCCAAAGCGATGTGGGAAAAGAACAACCTCCGCTCAGTCGCACGACGCAACCTCAATCACTTGTGCCTGACGCTAGACAAAAGCGAATGGGGCAAACTTTGTGCACGACTCGAAACCCATCGCGTGTCTACCGATGGTCCCCACCCTCGTTGGGGCGCACGCGGGAACGGTACGTCGATTTACTTTCGCGATCCTGAAGGGAATGAAATCGAAGCGCGATATTATGGGGAGTAA
- the gloB gene encoding hydroxyacylglutathione hydrolase, translating into MKIIPIPVLADNYAYLLIDEATKEAGVVDPSEAGPVAEAVKREGVKFTSIINTHHHWDHVGGNEELVKEFPGLKVYGHKRDKDRTPAITNMVDEGDTLQIGKLTARFLFIPCHTSGHIALHFPQEKAVFTGDTLFVAGCGRLFEGTAADMHSNMVKLMSLPDDTRVYCGHEYTVKNLQFALTLEPHNAKLQAKLQWAQAQRAKNVPTIPSTVAEEKDINPFVRVNSSELQGNVKKQFPEIALDPVLVLEKTRNLKDKF; encoded by the coding sequence ATGAAAATCATTCCGATTCCTGTTTTAGCTGATAATTATGCGTACTTATTAATTGATGAAGCAACCAAAGAAGCCGGTGTGGTTGATCCGTCGGAGGCTGGGCCGGTAGCTGAGGCGGTCAAACGCGAGGGCGTGAAGTTTACTTCCATTATTAATACTCACCATCATTGGGACCATGTCGGTGGCAATGAAGAGTTGGTCAAAGAATTTCCCGGTCTCAAAGTCTATGGCCACAAGCGGGATAAAGACCGTACGCCAGCGATCACGAACATGGTTGATGAAGGCGATACGCTGCAGATCGGCAAACTCACGGCGCGTTTTCTCTTTATTCCATGTCATACCAGCGGTCACATCGCGCTGCATTTTCCGCAGGAGAAGGCGGTCTTTACCGGCGACACACTGTTCGTTGCGGGCTGTGGACGGCTATTTGAAGGCACCGCAGCCGACATGCACAGCAACATGGTGAAGCTCATGTCACTCCCTGATGACACGCGAGTCTATTGTGGGCATGAGTACACCGTCAAGAATCTTCAGTTTGCGTTAACCTTAGAGCCGCACAACGCCAAGCTCCAAGCCAAACTGCAATGGGCACAAGCGCAGCGGGCCAAGAATGTGCCGACGATTCCATCGACTGTTGCTGAAGAGAAAGATATCAACCCCTTCGTGCGCGTGAATAGCAGCGAGTTACAGGGGAACGTCAAAAAGCAATTCCCCGAGATTGCGCTTGATCCGGTCCTCGTGTTGGAGAAGACGAGGAATCTGAAGGATAAGTTCTAA
- a CDS encoding LLM class flavin-dependent oxidoreductase, which yields MPQVKFGIGLPNGFPRSEVNATEYLEVALKAEEYGYDSVWGGDHIVFHIPRFEIFTTLAAVAARTSRIKVGPAVLLLPLRNPVHVAQTVATLDHISGGRFIFGVGVGGEHPKEFMASGVPVKERGARTNEGLEVLRLLWTGEPIAFQGKYYRFDSIAMQPTPLQQPHPPIWVGGRSEGALRRTVKFGQAWAPAFVTPERFLQGRTRLDELCREGGRDPKDVQSAVYCFANVGTSRTAAWEETGAFLSSNYNMAAKPFERLAIHGTPEDCIAHTRRFIDAGAEYIVLRFASPNPVQQLKRWTEEVMPGLR from the coding sequence ATGCCTCAAGTAAAGTTCGGCATCGGCCTTCCCAACGGTTTCCCGCGGAGTGAAGTGAATGCGACGGAGTATCTGGAAGTCGCTCTCAAAGCTGAAGAGTATGGCTATGACTCGGTCTGGGGTGGAGATCACATTGTGTTCCATATCCCACGCTTTGAGATCTTCACGACGTTGGCAGCAGTAGCGGCACGTACGAGCCGTATTAAGGTTGGCCCTGCGGTGTTGTTGTTGCCGTTGCGCAACCCGGTACATGTGGCGCAGACCGTCGCGACGTTGGATCATATTTCGGGTGGTCGATTCATCTTCGGTGTCGGCGTTGGCGGCGAACATCCGAAAGAGTTCATGGCGTCTGGCGTTCCTGTGAAAGAACGCGGAGCCCGGACCAATGAGGGTTTAGAAGTGCTGCGTCTATTGTGGACCGGCGAGCCGATCGCATTTCAGGGCAAGTATTATCGCTTTGATTCGATTGCCATGCAGCCAACACCATTGCAGCAGCCACATCCACCGATTTGGGTTGGTGGGCGCAGTGAAGGTGCTTTGCGACGGACCGTGAAATTTGGCCAAGCGTGGGCACCGGCGTTTGTGACACCAGAACGATTTCTGCAAGGACGAACGCGACTCGATGAGCTGTGCCGTGAAGGGGGTCGTGATCCCAAAGATGTACAGTCTGCGGTCTACTGTTTTGCGAATGTTGGCACGAGTCGCACAGCCGCGTGGGAGGAAACTGGCGCGTTTTTGAGCAGCAACTACAACATGGCAGCTAAGCCGTTTGAGCGCCTCGCTATCCACGGCACTCCAGAGGATTGTATCGCGCACACTCGTCGCTTTATCGACGCTGGGGCTGAATACATTGTTCTGCGCTTTGCCAGCCCGAACCCCGTGCAGCAACTCAAACGCTGGACAGAAGAGGTGATGCCGGGGCTGCGATGA
- a CDS encoding tetratricopeptide repeat protein — translation MNRRVSFYWLLATGYWLLFPACTLFDNTKLEQQKVQIERLRQESAQLRAEADALQHERETEEKERANCNKAFSSFDAARKATNDDDAIARYREGLDLCPSDEVAHNELGEVYTRAGRSDDARREFEAALTLNPNFARAQKNLDALR, via the coding sequence ATGAATCGTAGAGTATCTTTCTACTGGCTACTGGCTACTGGCTACTGGCTACTTTTTCCTGCCTGTACACTTTTCGACAACACCAAGCTCGAACAACAGAAAGTACAGATCGAACGTCTCAGGCAAGAAAGCGCGCAGCTCAGGGCTGAAGCTGATGCGTTACAACACGAGCGTGAGACAGAAGAGAAAGAACGGGCCAATTGTAACAAAGCCTTTTCTTCCTTTGATGCAGCACGGAAAGCGACCAATGACGATGATGCGATTGCGCGCTATCGAGAAGGGCTCGACCTCTGCCCGAGTGATGAGGTGGCGCACAACGAGTTAGGAGAAGTGTATACTCGCGCAGGGCGATCTGACGATGCGCGTAGAGAGTTTGAAGCGGCCTTGACGCTCAATCCGAATTTTGCTCGTGCGCAGAAGAATCTGGATGCGTTACGGTAG
- a CDS encoding dienelactone hydrolase family protein, producing MVVTTDYVDIPAEKTVMRTFVAAPRVAGRYPGILCYSDIFQLTGPMLRSCVRLASYGFVVAAAEIYHRTEPAGAVIPFDDAGRTRGLDNATKTLAAEFDRDCRTALDYLAQHPAVAPGRIGAAGFCFGGHLAFRAALQPEVKATVCFYGTGIHNGKLGKDADAGSLQRANEIRGKLLLVWGTLDPHIPAEGRATIAAALQASGTAFSQRLYTAAHAFMRDEGPRYDPEATDQAFMEMVVLYRGVFAV from the coding sequence ATGGTTGTGACCACTGACTACGTGGACATCCCGGCTGAGAAAACGGTGATGCGTACCTTCGTTGCTGCGCCCAGAGTTGCGGGCCGTTACCCAGGGATTCTTTGTTATTCGGACATTTTTCAGTTGACCGGGCCAATGTTACGATCGTGTGTCCGCCTAGCCAGTTATGGATTTGTGGTAGCAGCCGCGGAAATTTATCATCGCACAGAGCCAGCAGGCGCGGTGATTCCCTTCGATGATGCCGGACGCACCCGCGGTTTAGATAACGCGACGAAAACTTTGGCTGCAGAATTTGATCGGGATTGTCGGACTGCGCTGGATTATCTCGCTCAACACCCTGCAGTGGCACCAGGAAGAATTGGCGCTGCAGGATTCTGTTTCGGTGGGCACTTGGCATTTCGTGCGGCACTCCAACCAGAGGTCAAAGCAACGGTGTGTTTCTATGGCACTGGCATCCATAACGGCAAGTTAGGTAAAGATGCCGATGCCGGATCACTGCAACGAGCCAACGAAATCCGCGGTAAACTCTTGCTGGTATGGGGAACACTTGATCCCCACATTCCAGCAGAAGGGCGTGCTACTATTGCAGCCGCATTGCAAGCGAGTGGTACAGCATTTTCACAACGACTCTATACGGCAGCGCATGCCTTCATGCGCGACGAAGGCCCGCGCTACGATCCCGAGGCGACTGACCAAGCTTTCATGGAGATGGTCGTGTTGTACCGCGGGGTGTTTGCGGTGTAG
- a CDS encoding DUF433 domain-containing protein: MSKEYVSQIDGAYRLTGTRVSLDSIVYAFLDGQTAESIAQSFPVLTLEQVYGAIAFYLGHRTEIDAYLKQGEADFETLRQAARAADPMFYQKLADAKRQRQGTAHEDTVSS; the protein is encoded by the coding sequence ATGAGCAAAGAATACGTCTCTCAAATCGACGGAGCCTATCGCCTCACTGGAACGCGAGTGTCCCTTGACTCTATTGTGTATGCTTTTCTTGATGGGCAAACCGCAGAGAGTATCGCGCAATCGTTTCCAGTGCTCACGCTTGAGCAAGTCTATGGGGCGATTGCCTTCTATCTCGGGCATCGCACCGAAATCGACGCATACCTAAAACAAGGGGAAGCAGACTTCGAGACCCTTCGCCAAGCCGCGCGGGCGGCAGATCCGATGTTTTATCAAAAGCTCGCGGACGCAAAGCGTCAACGTCAGGGCACGGCTCATGAAGATACGGTTTCAAGCTGA
- a CDS encoding nitronate monooxygenase, with amino-acid sequence MLTTRLPNNITSRLRLPLIAAPMLSVSGPDLVIAACTSGVTGAFPVANARTIEGLQAWLQQIESALHTAAETHPEQPPAPFCPNLIIKRTEMKAELACLVQHRIEMVITSVGSPAEVISPLHDIGCLVFADVATLRHAEKALAAGVDGLVLLTAGAGGQTGWMNPLAFVRAVRQTYNGPIILAGGISDGYALWAAEVMGCDLAYMGTKFIATEESLAVSEYKQMLVASSMDDVLLTQAFTGLDTNMLKPSIIAAGLDPATLPARASAEEAAKNFSHEALRPGPRRYKDIWSAGHSVSGVTQVQRATALIEQTWQEYQDAQAQTERLLRP; translated from the coding sequence ATGCTAACAACTCGCCTCCCCAACAATATCACAAGCCGTTTACGGCTACCGTTAATCGCTGCGCCGATGTTGTCCGTATCAGGACCAGACTTAGTGATCGCGGCATGTACAAGTGGCGTGACCGGCGCGTTTCCCGTCGCCAACGCTCGCACAATTGAAGGGCTACAAGCATGGTTGCAGCAAATCGAGTCTGCGCTCCACACTGCGGCTGAAACGCATCCTGAACAACCACCAGCACCATTCTGCCCTAACCTGATTATCAAACGGACAGAAATGAAAGCTGAACTCGCTTGTTTAGTTCAGCATCGTATTGAGATGGTGATTACCAGTGTTGGGTCACCTGCAGAGGTGATCAGTCCGTTGCATGACATCGGCTGCCTGGTATTTGCCGATGTTGCGACCTTACGACATGCTGAGAAAGCGCTTGCCGCAGGAGTCGATGGCCTTGTGCTCCTCACCGCCGGTGCAGGTGGCCAAACCGGCTGGATGAATCCCCTCGCCTTCGTGCGCGCTGTGCGTCAGACGTATAACGGCCCGATTATTCTCGCTGGTGGCATCTCAGATGGGTATGCGCTATGGGCAGCAGAAGTGATGGGCTGTGATTTGGCGTACATGGGGACAAAGTTCATTGCGACAGAGGAAAGTCTTGCAGTCTCCGAGTATAAGCAAATGCTCGTCGCATCGAGCATGGATGATGTTTTGTTGACACAAGCGTTTACCGGCCTGGATACCAACATGCTCAAGCCATCGATCATTGCTGCGGGGCTCGATCCAGCCACTCTCCCCGCACGCGCGTCTGCTGAGGAAGCAGCAAAGAACTTTAGTCACGAAGCGTTACGTCCCGGTCCACGTCGCTATAAAGACATCTGGAGCGCTGGCCATTCGGTCTCAGGCGTCACTCAGGTTCAAAGGGCTACTGCTCTTATTGAGCAGACGTGGCAGGAGTATCAAGATGCTCAGGCGCAGACGGAACGGTTATTGCGGCCCTAA
- a CDS encoding pyruvate dehydrogenase complex E1 component subunit beta gives MREITYREALREAMSEEMERDERVFLMGEEVGHYNGAYKVSEGMLDRFGERRVVDTPIAETGFAGIGIGAAMVGLRPIIEFMTWNFSLCAYDQLVNNAAKLRYMSGGQLSLPIVFRGPGGAAHQLAAQHSQAVESLYAYVPGLKVVAPATPYDAKGLLKTAIRDENPIVFIEGELLYGRKGQVPEEEYTIPLGKGDVKREGKDVTIVAWSKMVQVALDAAAELAKSGVEVEIIDPRTIRPLDETLILRSVKKTSRCVIVEEGWPFAGAGAEISHRIMTGAFDYLDAPVTRVTGEDVPMPYAKNLEQLVFPNVEKVINAVKGVLYRP, from the coding sequence ATGCGAGAGATAACCTACCGTGAAGCCCTTCGTGAAGCCATGAGTGAGGAAATGGAGCGCGACGAGCGCGTGTTTTTGATGGGTGAAGAGGTCGGCCATTACAACGGCGCGTACAAAGTTTCGGAAGGTATGCTCGATCGTTTCGGTGAGCGTCGCGTCGTGGATACACCGATTGCCGAGACTGGTTTTGCTGGCATCGGTATTGGGGCAGCGATGGTTGGTTTGCGCCCGATCATTGAGTTCATGACCTGGAACTTCTCGTTGTGTGCTTATGATCAACTCGTCAATAACGCGGCTAAGTTACGCTATATGTCAGGCGGGCAACTTTCGTTGCCGATCGTCTTCCGTGGCCCCGGCGGTGCGGCGCACCAGCTTGCCGCGCAACACTCACAAGCAGTGGAGAGCTTGTACGCATACGTTCCGGGTTTGAAAGTTGTCGCACCGGCTACACCGTACGATGCCAAGGGACTCCTCAAAACCGCCATTCGCGATGAGAACCCAATCGTTTTCATTGAAGGCGAGTTACTCTATGGTCGTAAAGGCCAGGTGCCGGAAGAAGAGTACACCATCCCGCTCGGCAAAGGCGACGTCAAGCGCGAAGGCAAAGATGTGACGATCGTCGCGTGGTCGAAGATGGTGCAAGTCGCACTAGATGCGGCGGCTGAACTGGCGAAATCAGGCGTCGAAGTCGAAATCATCGACCCACGCACGATCCGCCCACTCGATGAAACACTCATTCTCCGCTCAGTGAAGAAAACCAGTCGCTGTGTGATCGTCGAAGAAGGCTGGCCCTTTGCTGGGGCAGGAGCTGAAATTTCACATCGCATCATGACCGGAGCGTTTGATTACCTCGATGCACCAGTCACACGAGTAACAGGTGAAGACGTGCCCATGCCGTACGCTAAGAACCTCGAACAGTTAGTGTTTCCTAATGTCGAGAAAGTGATCAATGCCGTTAAAGGTGTGCTGTATCGACCATAG
- the pdhA gene encoding pyruvate dehydrogenase (acetyl-transferring) E1 component subunit alpha: MDRDLMISLYRDMIRIRRFEEECARQYTRGKIGGFLHLYNGEEAVAVGAISAVEPTDYILATYREHAHYLARVGDMNAAMAELFAKATGCAKGRGGSMHFFDTSKRFMGGHAIVGGHVPIAAGIAFASKYRGEPDVTLCFFGEGTANMGAFHEGMALASLWKLPVIFICENNLYSMGTPLYRTLAVEDIAVRAKGYPMAQEIVNGDDVLEVRDVVRRAAKRARAESLPILVEAKTYRFRGHSMSDPAKYRTKEEVEEWMKRDPIRILADRIYELGIANEAQLKAIDEQAKQDVAAAVKFADESPVPDPATLFDDVYTETPHAGESEKVVPLPRRARA; the protein is encoded by the coding sequence ATGGACAGAGACTTAATGATTTCGTTGTATCGTGACATGATTCGCATTCGCCGCTTTGAGGAAGAATGCGCGCGGCAATACACGCGCGGTAAGATCGGTGGGTTCCTCCATCTGTATAACGGCGAAGAAGCGGTCGCCGTTGGCGCAATCTCTGCAGTCGAACCAACCGACTATATCCTTGCCACGTATCGTGAACATGCCCATTACCTGGCACGCGTCGGCGATATGAATGCAGCAATGGCTGAGCTGTTCGCTAAGGCAACCGGTTGCGCAAAAGGTCGGGGCGGGTCAATGCACTTTTTCGATACCAGCAAGCGCTTCATGGGTGGCCATGCCATCGTTGGTGGTCATGTACCAATTGCTGCAGGTATTGCTTTCGCGTCGAAGTATCGCGGGGAGCCCGATGTAACGTTGTGTTTCTTTGGTGAAGGCACCGCCAACATGGGAGCGTTTCACGAAGGGATGGCGCTTGCGTCACTGTGGAAACTGCCAGTGATTTTCATCTGCGAGAACAACCTCTATTCAATGGGCACGCCGTTGTATCGTACGCTGGCAGTTGAAGACATTGCTGTCCGCGCCAAAGGCTATCCGATGGCGCAAGAGATTGTGAACGGAGACGATGTCCTGGAAGTTCGTGATGTTGTTCGTCGTGCAGCAAAGCGCGCGCGAGCCGAGAGTCTCCCGATCCTCGTCGAAGCCAAGACCTATCGTTTCCGTGGCCATTCGATGTCCGACCCAGCCAAGTATCGTACCAAAGAAGAAGTCGAAGAGTGGATGAAACGAGATCCGATTCGCATCCTCGCTGATCGGATCTATGAGTTGGGCATCGCTAACGAAGCCCAGCTTAAAGCCATCGACGAGCAAGCCAAACAAGACGTAGCCGCTGCGGTAAAGTTTGCTGATGAATCTCCAGTTCCTGATCCAGCGACACTGTTCGATGACGTCTACACCGAAACACCACACGCAGGCGAGTCGGAGAAAGTCGTTCCGCTACCACGGCGGGCACGAGCGTAA
- a CDS encoding acyl-CoA dehydrogenase, producing MDFSFSPEEEQFRQELRQWLKTNLPEGWGTPSYKAPKGEGRLAFLRDWQRKMYDGGYVGLSWPKEYGGRGASMIEMAIFNEEMAKVEAPGPLNVLGLSMAGPTIIVHGTEEQKKRHLQKILNCDEIWCQGFSEPGSGSDVASIRTKAELHGDEFIVNGQKVWTTLAHVADWCMLLVRTDPDAPKHRGISYILVDTKSPGITVRPLRQMTGESEFNEIFFEDVRVPRANLVGELNNGWGVALTTLMNERGTASFGTQARFRILYENLVGLAKQSSVNGREATRDPVVRQQLAQHLIDVEILKYSCYRNFTRLLRGGTPGPEGSILKLWWSELNQRMQETAMMLEGPYNQLTRESPWAVEGGRWQHHFMRSRANTIEAGTSEIQRNIIAERVLRMPKGR from the coding sequence ATGGACTTTTCGTTCTCACCCGAAGAAGAACAATTCCGTCAAGAACTGCGTCAGTGGTTGAAAACCAATCTCCCCGAAGGTTGGGGAACACCCTCATACAAAGCACCAAAGGGCGAAGGGCGGCTGGCGTTTCTACGCGACTGGCAACGCAAGATGTACGATGGCGGCTATGTCGGCTTGTCCTGGCCGAAAGAGTACGGCGGCCGTGGCGCGTCGATGATCGAAATGGCCATCTTCAACGAAGAGATGGCCAAAGTAGAAGCACCAGGCCCGCTCAACGTGCTGGGGCTCAGCATGGCTGGACCAACGATCATCGTGCATGGCACAGAAGAACAGAAAAAGCGCCACCTGCAAAAAATCCTTAACTGTGACGAAATCTGGTGCCAAGGCTTCTCCGAACCAGGCTCTGGCTCTGATGTCGCTTCGATTCGCACCAAAGCGGAACTACATGGGGATGAGTTTATCGTCAACGGACAAAAAGTGTGGACCACGCTGGCGCATGTCGCCGATTGGTGCATGTTGCTGGTTCGTACTGATCCTGACGCGCCCAAGCATCGTGGCATTTCGTATATTCTTGTCGATACGAAAAGCCCAGGCATTACCGTACGCCCATTGCGGCAAATGACCGGTGAGTCCGAGTTCAACGAGATTTTCTTTGAAGACGTCCGAGTACCGCGGGCCAATTTAGTCGGCGAGCTGAACAATGGCTGGGGTGTTGCATTGACCACGTTGATGAACGAACGTGGTACGGCGTCGTTTGGTACGCAGGCTCGGTTTCGCATTCTCTATGAGAATCTGGTCGGGCTGGCGAAGCAGTCGTCGGTGAATGGTCGCGAGGCAACGAGAGACCCCGTAGTCCGTCAGCAGCTAGCGCAGCATCTCATTGATGTCGAGATTTTGAAATATAGCTGCTATCGTAATTTTACCCGGTTGTTGCGTGGTGGAACACCGGGACCAGAAGGGTCGATTCTTAAACTGTGGTGGAGTGAACTCAATCAACGTATGCAAGAAACCGCAATGATGCTGGAAGGCCCATACAATCAACTGACACGAGAATCGCCGTGGGCAGTCGAAGGCGGACGCTGGCAGCATCACTTCATGCGCTCGCGTGCGAATACCATCGAAGCCGGTACGTCAGAGATACAGCGCAATATCATTGCGGAACGTGTTTTGAGGATGCCGAAAGGGCGATGA
- the recN gene encoding DNA repair protein RecN, with the protein MLRHLHIKNLALIDDLEVSFDEGFNVITGETGAGKSLLMQALGLVVGSRATADLIRHEAQEASVEAVFAIDDERIARLVEESGYTNDDELLVRRIITQNGRGRVYLNGAVATVAVLRQLGERLMHIYGQHEQQVLLEAEAALGLLDGFANHVSQLRDMEARYSTLRQLWSRLQALTQGKEAAQARRELLRFQAEEIKRAELQVGEDDNLRQEKLLLVNAEKLAQGVSAGEELLVGGEEAVTDRLGRLLTRLRELARIDTSLDEIVALVESSVAQVEEAARALHKYGARVRLNPDRLEEVDARLTLLSRLKHKYGGSIEAALALYESVTKELQQLEGGEETLSELRQEIEKAATAAWACARELSQRRRASAQTLEANMKKELAKLGMKGATFSVRFLEASDDEDSEQNGTPFNRGSQRLHATGCDQVEFYLSANVGEPLRPLVQVASGGELSRLMLALKALSAAAGEAPTLIFDEVDAGIGGAIAEVVGRRLKSLAKQRQVLCITHLPQIAAFADHAYTVVKATTRGRTTSSTKKLTQSEQLQEISRMLGGVEISAEARRHAKEMLEGARRG; encoded by the coding sequence ATGCTCCGTCACCTCCACATCAAAAACCTCGCACTGATCGATGATCTCGAAGTTTCGTTCGACGAAGGCTTCAATGTCATCACTGGAGAAACCGGCGCAGGCAAAAGTCTCCTCATGCAAGCGCTGGGACTCGTCGTTGGTAGTCGCGCAACCGCCGACCTCATCCGTCATGAAGCGCAAGAAGCGAGTGTCGAAGCTGTCTTTGCCATTGATGACGAACGGATCGCTCGTCTCGTAGAAGAAAGCGGCTATACCAACGACGACGAACTCCTGGTACGGCGCATCATCACTCAGAATGGGCGTGGGCGCGTATATCTCAACGGTGCCGTCGCAACGGTTGCCGTTCTGCGCCAACTCGGCGAACGCCTCATGCATATCTACGGTCAACATGAACAACAAGTGTTGCTCGAAGCAGAAGCAGCGTTAGGGCTGCTCGATGGCTTCGCCAATCATGTATCGCAATTACGTGATATGGAGGCGCGTTATTCTACACTGCGCCAACTGTGGTCCCGATTGCAGGCGTTGACTCAAGGTAAAGAGGCAGCCCAGGCACGACGCGAGTTGCTCCGGTTCCAGGCTGAAGAAATCAAACGTGCGGAACTGCAGGTCGGGGAGGATGACAACCTTCGACAAGAAAAATTGCTACTGGTGAATGCAGAAAAACTGGCACAAGGAGTGAGTGCAGGAGAAGAACTGCTGGTCGGTGGAGAAGAAGCGGTCACTGATCGTCTGGGGCGGTTACTGACGCGACTGCGTGAGTTAGCCCGTATCGATACGAGCCTCGACGAGATTGTCGCATTGGTCGAGAGTAGTGTTGCACAAGTTGAAGAAGCGGCTCGGGCACTGCACAAATACGGCGCCCGTGTTCGTCTCAATCCAGATCGCTTAGAAGAAGTCGATGCCCGGTTGACTCTGCTCTCGCGTCTGAAACACAAATACGGTGGCAGTATTGAGGCAGCACTCGCGTTGTATGAATCAGTGACGAAAGAACTCCAGCAGCTCGAAGGCGGCGAAGAAACATTGAGTGAATTGCGACAAGAGATCGAGAAAGCAGCAACGGCGGCATGGGCGTGTGCGCGAGAGCTTTCACAGCGGCGTCGAGCCTCCGCACAGACCCTTGAAGCCAACATGAAAAAGGAGTTGGCCAAACTCGGCATGAAAGGTGCCACCTTCAGCGTGCGCTTTCTGGAAGCGTCTGACGATGAAGATAGTGAACAAAACGGAACCCCGTTTAACCGAGGCAGTCAACGTCTGCATGCAACAGGTTGTGATCAGGTCGAATTTTACCTCTCTGCCAATGTCGGCGAGCCACTACGTCCGTTGGTACAGGTCGCCTCTGGCGGCGAATTGTCGCGCCTGATGCTGGCGTTGAAAGCGTTGAGCGCGGCTGCAGGAGAAGCACCGACCCTGATCTTTGACGAAGTCGATGCTGGCATTGGTGGTGCCATCGCCGAAGTTGTCGGTCGTCGCCTCAAAAGTCTCGCCAAACAGCGTCAGGTGTTATGTATCACTCATCTGCCGCAGATTGCTGCCTTCGCCGACCATGCCTATACCGTCGTCAAAGCCACGACTCGTGGACGGACCACATCGTCAACAAAAAAGCTGACCCAAAGTGAGCAGTTACAAGAAATTTCCCGCATGCTTGGTGGCGTCGAAATTAGCGCTGAAGCCCGGCGGCATGCGAAAGAAATGTTGGAGGGAGCACGGCGGGGATGA